The sequence below is a genomic window from Aspergillus nidulans FGSC A4 chromosome V.
AGCCGGTGGGCTCTGCAGCCTGGATTTCcaccgagaaagagaacTGCGCGCAGCTGGTAGCCCAAGAGATGGAGGAAATCGAGTTTCCTGCTCGTTATGAGATGGAATGGTTGAACGAACACATGGCAGAAGTCTTCTCAAACAACCAACTGTGCGTTGCTTCGGCGCGGTCGACGACTCACCTAGCTTACTGACAATCCCACAGCAATTTCGCGGATGTTTTCAAGACACCCGGAAAACTACGAGGCAAGACTCCTCGGACATTGCGAAAGCGTGACCCGACGGAAAACCGTGTGGTTTGTTGAATCCCCCTTGTTTCGTGGCCATCGCTGACCACGATAGCCTCTGAGTGAGATATTCTCCTCCGTACAGAAGAACCGACCCGATCCCACATTCTCCACTAGTCCCGTTGCCCAGCGCTCGCCCACGAAAGCTATAACTGCTCCACCGGCACCTACCCCGCCGGTCGTAACTCAAGGCGCTCCTGCTCCGTCTGCTAGTGCTCAAACAGCTGCCACTCCTGCAAAAGCCACGACTTCTTCAGACAAAGCCAAAAACAGAGCGCCAACCCCGACCGAACCCCAATACCCCGACTTGACGCAGGACATCAACTCTTTCTCACAGTACAACACAGATTCTGGTTACCATGGAATGCcagacgatgacgatgaagtcGTCCTTACACAGGTGGCGCCGGAGTCTCAGTCCACACAGCAGTTGGACCCTGAACCTACTTCATTCCGTGAGGCGCGTCGTTCGTCCGTTGATCGCCGCACGACAGATGCCTCATTCCACTCGGCTCCTGAGGAAGTACGCCACCGCGGAGGCACCGCGGAACCCATGAACCTTGACTCGCCGAAGCAAACGCGCAAAGAATATGCGCCTGTTCCCGAACCATCGAAGGAGGCCGAATCGGAAGCGGACGAGGTTATGGAGGATAAGCCTGACAATCGTGGAGCCGTGACGGCGCCAAATGCCAGGAATGTATCGGGGCAAGATGCTGAGTCGACACCGGTCAAAACTACCATACCCCAACCTTCATCACCCCAAGAGCCCAACGAGCCCGAAAAAGATGAGATGGttcttgatgacctggacGATATTGGTTCACCGTCGGAAAAGGATTCGCCAGAACGACCCCCGATTCGCAAGAGTAGCCTCAGTTTTGCGTCTCTTCCTGCCAGAGAGCCTCTTGCGCCTAAATCAATTGGCAGCTCTAGGCTATCTAGAACTAGCCATCTTGAATCTATCAAGTCAAACACAGCCTCAAACTATCTTGGTCGACAAACCGGACACCGATTGACTCAAGCGGATAGGATGGATGTTGACGATCCCAAGGAAACTGCGCATGtggaagcagatgaagacgtAAAGGCGAGCAAACTTCACAACAAGTCATCTACTCAGAGATTACATGAAAAAATTAGCATGCTGGGGAAAATGCAGCCATCGCGGCCTACCAAGTCAattcctgctgttgctggtctGTCGTCAGGACCAGTATCATACCCTGAGCTACCCGCGGTGCAACCCGAAACCAAACATGAAACTTCCAATAAGAAACAACGCGAGGCTACGCCACCACAGTCCCCAGACGCGGAGGACGACTGGATGAAACCGATGAGTTCGCCATTCCAAGCACAACCTTCGGCCAAGTCAACTGTCAGCAAGCTCAAGACAACCGACCCTGCGACGAGCGACGCTACTGAAGAACATTCTTCTCCAATCAAGAGCAGAATAGCCCAAGAGGCAGCAAAAATGAACGCTAGACAAACCTCTGATTTGGCTCGTGGTAAATCTACCACCCCGATATTCTCTTCACCGCAGCGGTTTGGACATACGAAGAGCGCCTCCGTGAATATTGATGCCAAGATGACAACAACGCCTATCGGATCCCCGCGTCAGGATGGCCCGCTAAGTGCGTCCAAATCCAGGCTTCAGTCGATCGTTAGGTCCGCCAAAGGTCTCTTCACAAGTGCCGCAGGCATTTCGGCAGCTGCCCGAATGGAGACTTCCTCGCCTGACGAGCCCAGGACACAGCTGCAACGAGCAGACACGGATAAGACCAGCCAGCGACCATTGTCGGTATTTAGCCCTCCGCGCCAGGAAGGACGCCGAACCCGCAGTTCCACCGAacgagaggagaagcgccGGCAACA
It includes:
- a CDS encoding uncharacterized protein (transcript_id=CADANIAT00003689), whose amino-acid sequence is MAAAGARAQKPVGSAAWISTEKENCAQLVAQEMEEIEFPARYEMEWLNEHMAEVFSNNQLNFADVFKTPGKLRGKTPRTLRKRDPTENRVPLSEIFSSVQKNRPDPTFSTSPVAQRSPTKAITAPPAPTPPVVTQGAPAPSASAQTAATPAKATTSSDKAKNRAPTPTEPQYPDLTQDINSFSQYNTDSGYHGMPDDDDEVVLTQVAPESQSTQQLDPEPTSFREARRSSVDRRTTDASFHSAPEEVRHRGGTAEPMNLDSPKQTRKEYAPVPEPSKEAESEADEVMEDKPDNRGAVTAPNARNVSGQDAESTPVKTTIPQPSSPQEPNEPEKDEMVLDDLDDIGSPSEKDSPERPPIRKSSLSFASLPAREPLAPKSIGSSRLSRTSHLESIKSNTASNYLGRQTGHRLTQADRMDVDDPKETAHVEADEDVKASKLHNKSSTQRLHEKISMLGKMQPSRPTKSIPAVAGLSSGPVSYPELPAVQPETKHETSNKKQREATPPQSPDAEDDWMKPMSSPFQAQPSAKSTVSKLKTTDPATSDATEEHSSPIKSRIAQEAAKMNARQTSDLARGKSTTPIFSSPQRFGHTKSASVNIDAKMTTTPIGSPRQDGPLSASKSRLQSIVRSAKGLFTSAAGISAAARMETSSPDEPRTQLQRADTDKTSQRPLSVFSPPRQEGRRTRSSTEREEKRRQQELEERKQEEELAEKARQQEKLRMTQQKATRERAHTESEARAPAVPSSPSRMLQQKSSREPEPAVDVAPKATQANRPNDRRPPKATRESQQKPKPQPVSVRVGSALSRQMPLASSVASSAESSIPVPPPSASKVPSLKKKASNQSLHTASSNSSFKSSVSSQTQRKAQLASERKREQEEREARRKEEQRREMERKRAAQQSRAEAERRERQVEDPKKAAQMQAIEKRRLENARRLERQGSQQPEMAPTYAEKTGTQTSHRETGAPRPASRLGSVLGRTINPPAPNPAKPPKRGMEEENHRSAAAKPGAMQPSGETKRRRTDDEQNRASMRPTMAPPIRQSNIRKEPAKKPSMYGTAQHSAAPQSGSTIFKTGQPQRPGHPMDMAKYASGKIPFAEPSNAGPSQSHRTPGPSSSKASKPSPNYPDGEKIQLPEIATDSEDEDSEAEMLPVPSWAQPKQLETLLRDQEGMEVDSIFGPIAPFSLEETFKADKRIKKFRERTSSANWAGPDGLTQEEIRRDVAERQRLRLNGGWTFGM